In Shouchella patagoniensis, the following are encoded in one genomic region:
- a CDS encoding aldehyde dehydrogenase family protein → MNMDLKQEELALFIEGEWTKSMEMEPVFDKYTGETIACVSTCTKDDVRHAIASAKEAQNHAFAPYDRYRVLKEVSEQLKANQEEFALLLAAEVGKPIAEARGEVGRAVLTLEISAEEAKRIHGMGVPIEAAPDSPNRQAFTRRVPVGVIAAITPFNVPLNLVCHKVGPGLAAGNSVILKPAETTPLCALRLAELFRQAGLPKGRLNVLTGDGPSIGDWLLESEAVKMVTFTGSPKVGKLLREKAGLRKVALELGNNSATIVHADAHLDVAANLVAQKSFNNAGQVCISVQRVFVHETVFTPFLEKLVSSTEGLVVGDPKNEATQVGPMIAEKEAVRIESWVNEAVKEGAKVEVGGKRDGALFTPTILTNVKETMKVCSEEVFGPVVSVLPYSTEDEVIEKVNQSRYGLQAGLFTNSLSFAMKAAEQIEVGGLIVNDTSGYRVDQMPYGGVKQSGTGKEGPRYAIEEMTEERLVVLNL, encoded by the coding sequence ATGAATATGGATTTGAAACAGGAAGAACTGGCGCTATTCATTGAGGGAGAATGGACGAAATCAATGGAAATGGAACCTGTATTTGATAAATATACAGGAGAGACAATCGCGTGTGTTTCGACTTGTACGAAAGACGATGTAAGGCATGCAATTGCTTCGGCGAAAGAGGCGCAGAATCATGCTTTTGCGCCATATGATCGGTATCGCGTTTTAAAAGAAGTATCGGAACAGTTAAAAGCAAACCAAGAAGAGTTTGCGTTACTGCTCGCTGCAGAAGTGGGCAAGCCAATAGCAGAGGCCCGCGGTGAAGTAGGTAGAGCTGTGTTGACGCTAGAAATTTCAGCTGAAGAAGCGAAACGAATACATGGAATGGGTGTCCCCATTGAAGCAGCTCCGGATTCGCCAAATCGTCAGGCGTTTACTCGCCGTGTGCCGGTTGGTGTGATTGCGGCGATTACCCCGTTTAATGTCCCGCTTAATCTTGTCTGCCATAAAGTAGGACCTGGATTAGCGGCAGGAAATAGTGTGATCTTGAAGCCGGCTGAGACGACACCGCTTTGTGCATTAAGGTTAGCGGAATTGTTTCGTCAAGCAGGATTGCCGAAAGGGCGCTTGAACGTGTTAACAGGCGATGGTCCTTCAATTGGAGATTGGTTGCTTGAAAGTGAAGCTGTTAAGATGGTGACGTTTACTGGGAGCCCAAAAGTAGGCAAGTTGCTTAGAGAAAAAGCAGGTTTACGCAAAGTAGCCTTGGAGTTAGGCAATAATTCGGCTACGATTGTTCACGCTGATGCCCACCTAGACGTAGCTGCAAACCTAGTGGCTCAAAAAAGCTTTAATAATGCGGGTCAAGTATGTATTTCTGTTCAACGAGTCTTCGTCCATGAAACGGTCTTTACACCGTTTTTAGAAAAACTTGTTTCCTCCACCGAAGGACTAGTCGTAGGCGATCCGAAAAATGAGGCGACGCAAGTCGGACCAATGATTGCAGAAAAAGAAGCAGTGCGGATCGAATCGTGGGTAAACGAAGCTGTTAAAGAAGGAGCGAAAGTTGAGGTGGGAGGAAAGCGCGATGGTGCTTTATTTACGCCAACCATCTTAACAAACGTCAAGGAAACGATGAAAGTTTGCAGTGAAGAAGTTTTTGGCCCTGTTGTTTCTGTCCTTCCTTACTCCACTGAAGATGAGGTGATCGAGAAAGTTAATCAGTCCCGTTACGGGTTGCAGGCAGGGTTGTTTACGAATAGCCTTTCCTTTGCAATGAAAGCAGCCGAGCAAATTGAAGTAGGCGGTCTGATTGTGAACGATACATCCGGTTACCGTGTGGACCAAATGCCTTATGGTGGGGTGAAGCAAAGCGGGACAGGAAAAGAAGGACCGAGATATGCAATCGAAGAAATGACGGAGGAACGTCTCGTCGTATTGAACTTATAG
- a CDS encoding class II fructose-bisphosphate aldolase, producing MPFISGKHMIEHAFQHQYGIGAFSAHNAETVQAIFIAAQEEQAPVMIQVGQKVIQTLGMEPMKAMIDAFAKQYHVPVAIHLDHSREYAQTMQAIQLGFQSVMYDGSAKSFTENAQITKEVANSAKALGIGCEGEIGKIGGTEDDITVNEKDAQITTTEEAVSFAEATDIDYLAVSIGTAHGLYKQTPHIRLERLEEIVRKVNRPIVLHGGSDVPDEQVRKAIALGVSKINVDTELRQAFTRGVQEAFKADPANIVVAETLGLGTKRMVEKVREKIRCFGSENKASAFL from the coding sequence ATGCCTTTTATTAGCGGGAAACACATGATCGAACACGCTTTTCAACATCAATATGGAATCGGGGCATTTTCTGCACATAATGCTGAGACGGTTCAGGCAATCTTTATCGCTGCACAAGAGGAACAAGCCCCAGTTATGATTCAAGTAGGACAGAAAGTGATTCAAACACTAGGTATGGAACCGATGAAAGCTATGATTGACGCTTTTGCAAAGCAATATCATGTACCTGTTGCCATTCACCTTGACCATAGTCGTGAATATGCCCAAACGATGCAAGCGATCCAATTAGGTTTTCAGTCCGTTATGTACGATGGTTCCGCTAAATCCTTTACTGAAAATGCGCAAATAACAAAAGAGGTCGCAAATAGTGCAAAGGCGCTTGGGATAGGCTGTGAAGGCGAAATCGGTAAAATTGGTGGAACCGAAGACGATATTACAGTGAACGAAAAGGATGCCCAAATCACAACAACGGAAGAAGCCGTTTCATTTGCTGAAGCGACAGATATTGACTATTTGGCTGTTTCCATTGGTACTGCCCATGGCTTGTATAAGCAAACACCTCATATTCGGTTGGAACGTCTTGAAGAAATCGTTCGTAAAGTCAATCGTCCAATTGTCCTTCACGGAGGTTCCGATGTACCAGATGAGCAAGTGAGAAAAGCGATTGCTCTTGGAGTTTCAAAGATTAATGTGGATACTGAATTGCGTCAAGCTTTTACTAGAGGGGTCCAGGAAGCGTTCAAAGCAGATCCTGCAAATATTGTCGTTGCCGAAACGTTAGGTTTAGGTACGAAACGTATGGTAGAAAAAGTGCGTGAGAAGATACGTTGTTTTGGAAGTGAAAACAAAGCAAGTGCCTTTTTATAA
- a CDS encoding diphosphate--fructose-6-phosphate 1-phosphotransferase — MKKVVIGQAGGPTAVFNASLASLVNALSNREYELFFVRDGYEGLVEGEWFHGTEELLAQIDLHRTVPGSCLGSGRFPLKESHLEKAVQRMYEEGIEALIFIGGNGTMEALSKIGQLAKAKGYALQIIGLPKTVDNDLGGTDHAPGFGSAVRYVAQTTQAMSRDLASMKNFEQVRILETMGRNAGWLAASAGLVCTNEADQPCYVGLPERPGSKEELLTSIQEALILNGYALVVVSEGFRLEGSRQVENELVNGRPVLGGISEHLAQIVKQTFPVHVRAELLGMNQRCDLASVSGLDYQEALQLGVEGANLLDLGKSGVMAAIKRHRTNPYEATVISVPLEEVAAYGERLMPDEFLRDQSAYYKWLKPLVGELSPFPDPLPMNKTINK, encoded by the coding sequence ATGAAGAAAGTGGTTATTGGCCAGGCGGGAGGGCCAACAGCGGTGTTTAATGCTTCGCTTGCAAGTTTGGTGAATGCCTTATCAAACAGAGAGTATGAATTGTTTTTTGTCCGGGATGGCTACGAAGGTCTTGTGGAAGGAGAGTGGTTTCATGGGACCGAAGAGCTTTTGGCACAAATCGATTTACACAGGACAGTTCCAGGTTCTTGCCTTGGGTCCGGTCGATTTCCATTAAAAGAAAGCCATCTAGAAAAAGCGGTCCAGCGCATGTATGAGGAAGGGATTGAAGCGCTTATCTTTATTGGGGGCAATGGGACAATGGAAGCGTTAAGTAAAATTGGCCAGCTCGCAAAAGCAAAGGGGTATGCGTTACAAATCATCGGTCTGCCAAAGACGGTTGATAATGATTTAGGTGGGACAGACCACGCGCCTGGCTTTGGGAGCGCGGTTCGGTATGTTGCCCAGACAACACAAGCGATGAGCCGTGATCTTGCTTCAATGAAAAACTTTGAACAAGTGCGTATTTTAGAGACAATGGGAAGAAACGCTGGATGGCTTGCTGCATCGGCAGGGCTCGTTTGCACAAATGAAGCAGATCAGCCGTGTTATGTAGGCTTGCCAGAGCGCCCAGGTTCAAAAGAAGAGCTGCTTACAAGCATACAAGAAGCACTTATATTAAATGGCTATGCGCTTGTGGTCGTCAGTGAAGGCTTCCGTTTAGAAGGTAGTAGGCAAGTGGAAAATGAGTTAGTGAATGGACGTCCTGTTCTCGGTGGCATATCCGAACATTTGGCACAGATTGTTAAACAGACTTTTCCGGTTCATGTCCGGGCTGAATTGCTTGGTATGAATCAACGGTGCGATCTGGCTAGTGTATCGGGTCTTGATTATCAAGAAGCACTTCAGCTTGGTGTGGAAGGAGCAAACCTTTTGGACCTCGGTAAGTCAGGAGTCATGGCAGCGATTAAACGGCACCGTACAAATCCCTACGAAGCAACTGTCATTTCTGTCCCACTTGAAGAAGTGGCTGCTTACGGAGAACGTTTGATGCCAGATGAATTTTTACGAGACCAGTCAGCTTATTACAAATGGTTAAAACCTTTAGTTGGAGAGCTTTCTCCTTTTCCGGATCCCTTACCGATGAATAAAACAATAAATAAATAG
- the sftI gene encoding sulfoquinovose isomerase yields the protein MTIVYLPIARKTFDLEAANDQLRRSKDLLHSLFLEKVSLPDELLTSPDELVRYLESINLEQVKLIIYQSVTFADGEFIEETMKQLKAPVLVWSVREPSIGGRLRLNSLTGGNSTCHVLRSAGRPYEFVFGNPEEHQVRQTIQRKTRIMQVIEQLKTVKVGVVGEHPPGFFFSGTDDEALFAQFGVETVHLDLMEAFQASKRIPKEQYEGALQQAEKQVIGLNRSDETVTRFAQFTTHMKSEIKEKQLAGLAIRCWPDFFTELGAAACSTLSHLTEEGLVSSCESDIHGALSMYILQELSASAPYLGDMVHLNEASNSVVLWHCGAGAYSLAHPASGATPGVHPNRKIGFTMEFGLKPGKVTMFRVSYTKQDNYRLLIMRGDALDTPKRFNGTSVEIKLETDATDTLNSLMKEGFEPHYALVYGDVCDELVELGNQLGLPTHVYTEGRA from the coding sequence ATGACGATTGTCTATTTACCGATTGCTCGTAAAACGTTTGACCTTGAGGCAGCCAATGATCAACTTAGGCGCAGTAAAGATTTGCTTCATTCTCTTTTCTTGGAGAAAGTATCTTTGCCTGATGAGTTGTTGACTTCGCCAGATGAACTCGTTCGCTACCTTGAATCAATTAACTTAGAACAGGTGAAGCTCATCATTTATCAAAGCGTAACATTTGCTGATGGAGAGTTTATTGAAGAAACGATGAAACAGCTAAAAGCACCAGTGCTCGTCTGGTCTGTGCGCGAACCAAGCATTGGTGGCCGCTTGCGTCTTAACTCGTTAACAGGCGGGAATAGCACGTGCCATGTGCTTCGTTCAGCTGGTAGACCATATGAATTTGTTTTTGGCAATCCAGAAGAACATCAAGTGAGGCAAACGATTCAAAGAAAAACAAGAATCATGCAAGTGATTGAACAACTGAAGACAGTGAAAGTGGGTGTTGTTGGAGAACACCCACCGGGTTTCTTTTTCTCCGGGACAGATGACGAAGCGTTATTCGCCCAGTTTGGTGTGGAGACGGTTCATCTTGATTTAATGGAAGCATTTCAAGCGAGCAAGAGAATTCCCAAAGAACAATATGAGGGGGCTCTGCAACAAGCTGAAAAACAAGTGATTGGCTTGAATCGTTCTGATGAAACGGTGACTCGGTTTGCCCAATTTACGACGCATATGAAATCAGAAATAAAGGAAAAACAGTTAGCCGGTTTAGCTATTCGCTGTTGGCCTGATTTTTTTACCGAGTTAGGAGCGGCGGCGTGCTCTACATTGTCGCATTTAACAGAAGAAGGGCTTGTCTCTTCTTGTGAATCGGATATTCACGGGGCGTTATCAATGTATATCTTGCAAGAGCTTTCAGCCAGTGCACCGTATCTTGGAGACATGGTTCATTTGAATGAAGCGAGCAACTCGGTTGTGCTTTGGCATTGTGGAGCGGGGGCGTATTCACTTGCTCATCCTGCGTCCGGGGCGACGCCAGGTGTTCATCCGAACCGGAAAATTGGTTTTACGATGGAGTTTGGATTAAAACCAGGGAAAGTGACCATGTTTAGGGTCAGCTACACAAAGCAAGACAATTACCGGTTGCTTATTATGCGAGGAGATGCCCTTGATACACCGAAACGTTTCAACGGTACTTCCGTGGAAATTAAACTTGAAACAGACGCGACGGATACGTTAAACAGTTTAATGAAAGAAGGATTTGAACCTCATTATGCGCTTGTTTATGGGGATGTATGTGATGAGCTTGTGGAACTGGGTAACCAATTAGGTTTGCCAACCCATGTATACACGGAGGGACGCGCATGA
- a CDS encoding alpha-glucosidase: protein MSDNIVVKEYEVIKINRGVEIWLEGMLLIKHTEDRPAFFAGTGIETMEMYRGNFDINDYVESRVPLELQSFDSDHVKLAYKQTTLTVAIAKKEEALTLTFHLDGNVWNRFWLRLEAQPTERVFGCGEQLSYLNLRGKNFPLWTSEPGVGRNKNTYTTWQADVKDKAGGDYYTTNFPLPTIISSRKYYCHVETTAYADFNFRHDEFHELEIWEVPREIVFESGKSYKELAGKLSNRFGNQPELPDWTYNGIWLGLQGGTDVVEKKVERALEKGLKIGAIWTQDWQGKRITSFGKRLMWNWRWNEEEYPALNEKVWEWKDKGIRLLGYINPYVAVDGDLYQEAKQLNYLATKEDGSDYLVDFGEFDCGVVDFTNPDASEWYKRVIQTNLIDFGLDGWMADFGEYLPTDVSLFNGKPAKLAHNEWPTLWAKVNHDAVCEAGRKGDIVYFMRAGYTGTQGYCPLLWAGDQSVNWSVDDGLASTIPAALSAGMTGSGISHSDIGGYTSLHGNKRSKELLLRWVDMAAFTPVMRTHEGNRPDDCFQFDDDEETLLHFVRMTNIYVALAPYMKACVSENARHGVPVQRPLFMEFETDEKSYDQPYQYMLGADLLVAPVHQQGVTEWDVYLPEEEWVHFWSGKEYTGGVTYSIQAPLGEPPVFYRKSSSFRSLFDTLIG from the coding sequence ATGTCGGACAATATAGTGGTTAAAGAGTATGAGGTCATCAAGATCAATCGAGGGGTTGAGATTTGGCTCGAAGGGATGCTGCTCATTAAACATACAGAGGATAGGCCTGCATTTTTTGCTGGGACAGGCATTGAGACGATGGAGATGTACCGAGGGAATTTCGACATTAACGATTATGTGGAGAGCAGAGTTCCATTAGAATTACAGTCGTTTGATTCCGACCACGTCAAGCTTGCTTATAAACAAACGACTTTAACGGTGGCGATTGCAAAAAAAGAGGAGGCCCTTACACTTACCTTTCATTTAGACGGAAACGTGTGGAATCGTTTTTGGCTTAGGCTAGAAGCACAACCAACAGAAAGGGTGTTTGGTTGCGGCGAACAGCTCAGCTATTTGAACCTTCGAGGAAAGAACTTCCCGCTTTGGACGTCGGAGCCCGGGGTGGGGCGTAACAAAAATACGTATACAACCTGGCAAGCTGATGTAAAAGACAAGGCTGGTGGCGATTATTATACGACAAACTTTCCGCTCCCTACAATCATCTCTTCTAGAAAATATTATTGTCATGTGGAGACGACTGCTTATGCCGATTTTAATTTCCGCCATGATGAGTTTCATGAACTGGAAATTTGGGAAGTGCCAAGAGAAATCGTGTTTGAAAGTGGCAAATCGTATAAGGAACTTGCAGGGAAATTATCCAATCGTTTTGGCAACCAGCCAGAGTTGCCCGACTGGACATACAATGGGATCTGGCTTGGTCTTCAGGGCGGTACAGATGTCGTTGAGAAGAAGGTTGAGCGTGCGCTTGAAAAAGGGTTGAAAATCGGAGCGATTTGGACGCAGGACTGGCAAGGGAAGCGGATTACGTCCTTCGGGAAACGCTTGATGTGGAATTGGCGCTGGAATGAGGAAGAATATCCAGCTCTAAATGAAAAGGTATGGGAGTGGAAAGATAAAGGAATTCGATTACTAGGCTACATTAATCCATATGTAGCTGTTGATGGGGACCTTTATCAAGAAGCAAAGCAATTGAACTATTTAGCGACAAAAGAAGACGGTAGCGACTATCTCGTTGATTTTGGCGAATTTGATTGCGGGGTCGTTGATTTCACTAACCCTGATGCATCTGAATGGTATAAACGAGTGATCCAGACGAACTTAATTGACTTTGGTCTTGATGGTTGGATGGCTGATTTTGGTGAGTATTTGCCGACTGATGTCTCCTTATTTAATGGCAAACCAGCCAAACTTGCGCACAACGAATGGCCAACCTTATGGGCGAAAGTCAATCATGACGCGGTTTGTGAAGCTGGACGCAAGGGAGACATCGTCTATTTTATGCGTGCTGGTTACACGGGCACACAGGGCTACTGCCCACTTTTGTGGGCGGGAGATCAAAGTGTTAATTGGAGTGTCGATGATGGATTAGCTTCGACGATCCCAGCTGCTTTGTCTGCTGGAATGACTGGTTCTGGTATTAGCCATAGCGACATTGGCGGTTATACGAGTTTACATGGCAATAAGCGCTCCAAAGAATTGCTTTTACGTTGGGTAGATATGGCTGCATTTACACCAGTAATGCGAACCCACGAAGGGAATCGGCCAGATGATTGTTTCCAATTTGATGATGATGAAGAGACGTTGCTTCATTTTGTGAGAATGACGAATATTTATGTGGCTTTGGCTCCATATATGAAGGCGTGTGTTAGCGAAAACGCAAGGCACGGGGTCCCTGTACAACGCCCTTTGTTCATGGAATTTGAGACGGATGAGAAAAGTTATGATCAACCTTATCAGTACATGTTAGGAGCAGACTTGTTAGTTGCTCCTGTGCATCAACAGGGGGTAACAGAGTGGGACGTGTATTTACCAGAAGAGGAGTGGGTCCATTTCTGGTCTGGTAAAGAATATACAGGCGGGGTCACCTACTCGATTCAAGCTCCGCTTGGAGAACCACCTGTGTTTTACAGGAAATCATCTTCGTTTCGTTCTTTGTTTGATACATTAATAGGTTAG
- a CDS encoding solute:sodium symporter family transporter — MWFTIISCVFFMALVGWLSYRKSKGQVSDTDGYFLAGRGLTGGFIAASLLLTNLSAEQLIGLNGQAYRENLSNMAWEVTAAFAIIIMALILLPRYLGGAFSTLPQFLSERYDDGVRRYTVILFMLGYVLVTIPSVLYSGSVAIIQLFDVPGILGVTFEQSMWITIWVVGIIGSIYAIFGGLRAVAISDMYIGLGLVFVGLLVPAIGFYALGDGSVLEGVKILTTENPEKLNAIGSNTDSVPFGTIFTGMILMNLFYWGTNQYVIQRTLGAKNLAEGQKGVLYSGFYKIAVPFIMMLPGLIAFHLYGEGLNPVDLAYPTLVADLMPTFLSGLFLAVLLGAVFSSFNSLLNSASTMFALDVYQVAINKNATDAQLIRISKYFGTILALVSFFIAPLLMYAPEGLWNLIRQFTGFFNIPIIAIVLVGIMSKRIPAVGAKVAIIFHVITYYFLVWGLNHLFGIQLTVNFIYISAILFVIEVGIMVAFGYWKPLAQPYSFKPNAKVNMMPWKFAMPVTVVLVSVVVGVYIIFSPIGLAYDGGYVSNWFWPAFVLLIVLTSIAMRFAFKSWTKKYTDFLYSKHEKKVDQDASNM, encoded by the coding sequence ATGTGGTTTACAATTATATCTTGTGTGTTTTTTATGGCTTTAGTTGGTTGGTTATCTTATAGGAAGTCGAAAGGACAAGTATCTGACACGGATGGGTATTTCTTAGCAGGTCGAGGATTGACTGGCGGATTTATTGCGGCTTCATTGCTGTTGACGAATTTGTCTGCAGAGCAATTGATTGGTTTGAACGGGCAGGCTTATCGAGAGAATTTATCAAACATGGCTTGGGAAGTGACGGCGGCATTTGCCATTATCATCATGGCGCTTATACTATTGCCGCGTTATTTAGGAGGAGCATTCTCGACTTTACCGCAATTTTTAAGTGAACGGTATGATGACGGGGTTAGAAGGTACACGGTTATTCTTTTTATGCTTGGCTATGTGCTTGTTACGATTCCCTCCGTTCTCTATTCTGGCTCAGTAGCAATTATTCAATTATTTGATGTGCCAGGCATTTTAGGTGTTACGTTTGAACAATCGATGTGGATTACGATTTGGGTGGTTGGAATTATCGGTTCCATTTATGCGATATTTGGTGGGCTACGAGCGGTAGCAATATCTGATATGTACATTGGCCTTGGCCTTGTGTTTGTTGGGTTGCTTGTTCCTGCAATTGGCTTTTATGCACTTGGAGATGGAAGCGTTCTCGAAGGAGTTAAAATCCTAACAACAGAAAATCCAGAAAAGCTTAATGCGATTGGATCGAATACAGACTCCGTTCCTTTTGGCACCATTTTTACGGGCATGATTTTAATGAATTTGTTTTATTGGGGTACAAACCAATATGTGATTCAGCGGACGCTCGGCGCTAAAAACTTAGCAGAAGGGCAAAAAGGCGTTCTTTATTCTGGTTTCTATAAAATAGCCGTTCCTTTTATCATGATGCTACCAGGCTTGATTGCTTTTCATTTGTACGGAGAAGGATTAAATCCAGTCGATTTAGCATATCCAACGCTTGTCGCTGATTTAATGCCGACTTTCTTATCAGGTTTGTTTCTTGCGGTTTTATTAGGTGCCGTTTTTTCAAGTTTCAATTCGTTGTTGAACAGTGCTTCAACGATGTTTGCGCTTGATGTGTATCAAGTTGCTATAAATAAAAACGCGACGGATGCTCAATTGATTCGTATTAGCAAGTACTTTGGGACAATCCTTGCGCTCGTGTCGTTTTTTATTGCGCCACTCCTTATGTATGCGCCAGAAGGATTATGGAATTTAATTCGCCAATTCACAGGTTTCTTTAATATTCCGATCATCGCAATTGTACTGGTTGGAATTATGTCGAAGCGAATCCCTGCTGTTGGCGCAAAGGTCGCCATTATTTTTCACGTTATCACCTATTATTTCCTTGTCTGGGGATTAAATCATTTGTTTGGTATTCAACTGACTGTCAATTTTATTTACATTTCAGCTATCTTGTTTGTTATTGAAGTTGGCATTATGGTGGCATTTGGTTACTGGAAGCCTCTAGCCCAACCTTATTCCTTTAAACCGAATGCAAAAGTGAATATGATGCCTTGGAAGTTTGCGATGCCAGTAACCGTTGTTCTAGTGAGTGTAGTTGTTGGGGTATACATCATATTCTCGCCTATTGGACTTGCCTATGACGGTGGGTATGTGTCGAACTGGTTCTGGCCTGCTTTTGTGCTTTTGATTGTATTAACATCGATAGCGATGCGATTTGCTTTCAAAAGTTGGACCAAAAAATATACGGATTTTCTTTATTCGAAACATGAGAAGAAAGTGGATCAAGACGCAAGCAATATGTGA
- a CDS encoding DUF4867 family protein: MKKEGSDFSKIDDVASQRFSAYGNVLSSFPTEEAIGLLEKTNMPVEENVYIASFPEWKQVALKHKVERDFFGGMPVQLGYCNGYNRVLNGLEYHKGSEINVLASDAIYFLAKLTDVENNQIDSTAIKGFYVPKGTAIELYQTTLHLAPCPINDPGFKCMVILPDGTNNPLEEKSNDPLLFMKNKWLFAHKDAKRFVENGAHIGFVGQRPKV, translated from the coding sequence ATGAAAAAAGAAGGCAGTGACTTTTCAAAAATAGATGATGTCGCTAGTCAGCGGTTTTCTGCTTATGGAAACGTTTTATCCTCATTCCCGACCGAGGAGGCAATTGGTTTGCTTGAGAAAACGAATATGCCGGTTGAGGAGAATGTTTATATTGCGTCTTTTCCAGAGTGGAAACAAGTTGCTCTAAAGCATAAAGTCGAACGTGATTTTTTCGGGGGGATGCCGGTTCAGTTGGGATATTGTAATGGTTATAACAGAGTATTGAACGGCCTTGAGTATCATAAGGGAAGTGAAATCAATGTGCTTGCTTCAGATGCTATTTATTTTTTAGCGAAACTGACAGATGTTGAGAACAATCAAATCGATTCAACGGCTATTAAAGGCTTCTATGTACCAAAAGGAACGGCAATCGAACTTTATCAAACGACACTGCACTTAGCTCCTTGTCCTATAAATGATCCAGGTTTTAAGTGTATGGTCATTTTGCCAGATGGAACAAACAATCCTTTAGAAGAGAAGTCAAATGATCCTTTGTTATTTATGAAAAACAAGTGGTTGTTTGCTCACAAAGATGCAAAACGGTTTGTGGAAAATGGGGCCCATATTGGATTTGTTGGGCAAAGACCAAAGGTTTAG
- a CDS encoding GntR family transcriptional regulator, whose product MHKELNPEGDPLYLQIKDIFITRIEKKFWPAGSLIPTEQELMGEFDVSRTTIRQAITILVQLGLLEKKQGRGTVVKDQKLIGNLGQLKGFAEEVLEKGQTPKAQVIRAEFKRYLHPESELLGAVEGEAVLLVERIRLADDAPVAIERTCWPKEIGQILMGYDLNTARYYEILEEHGIVLKRAKESIMAINATIAEADYLGIRPGEALLEMKRLSYGINDQPIESTTTKYRSDKYHYDIELKR is encoded by the coding sequence GTGCACAAGGAGTTAAACCCAGAGGGTGATCCTCTTTATTTGCAAATTAAAGATATTTTTATTACTCGTATTGAAAAGAAGTTTTGGCCAGCAGGCTCGCTTATCCCGACTGAACAGGAATTGATGGGAGAGTTTGATGTAAGTCGAACAACGATTCGTCAAGCCATTACCATTCTCGTTCAGCTTGGTTTGCTTGAGAAGAAACAAGGTCGTGGAACGGTTGTGAAAGACCAGAAGTTGATTGGCAATTTAGGTCAGCTAAAAGGCTTCGCAGAAGAGGTACTTGAAAAAGGGCAAACGCCAAAGGCACAAGTCATACGTGCAGAGTTTAAACGGTATTTGCACCCTGAAAGTGAATTGCTCGGTGCGGTTGAAGGAGAGGCTGTTTTGCTTGTGGAGCGCATTCGTCTGGCTGATGATGCTCCAGTAGCAATAGAACGGACATGTTGGCCAAAAGAAATTGGTCAAATTCTTATGGGTTATGATTTAAATACGGCACGGTATTATGAAATCTTAGAGGAACATGGAATCGTATTAAAGCGGGCAAAAGAATCAATTATGGCCATTAATGCAACGATTGCGGAGGCTGACTATTTAGGGATTCGCCCAGGAGAAGCATTATTAGAAATGAAAAGATTGAGCTATGGCATAAATGATCAGCCGATTGAATCAACAACTACCAAATATCGGAGCGACAAGTATCATTATGACATTGAATTGAAACGATAG
- a CDS encoding helix-turn-helix domain-containing protein, giving the protein MSCIKGGAFYHQSIFLLHPSYLSEAFNEQVGKTIQRFVTEVKVAEGKRMLQLTSLPMKEVAVRFGYEDEFILVAEAIGAVSEAKRFLKDSRQGGRIPGMDVSFITIEEADHIRVLHPFISEAIRTFLAIHSLYDSLTC; this is encoded by the coding sequence TTGTCGTGTATAAAGGGGGGAGCATTTTATCATCAGTCAATTTTCCTTCTCCATCCTTCTTACTTAAGTGAAGCTTTTAACGAGCAAGTAGGCAAGACGATCCAGCGCTTTGTGACAGAAGTGAAAGTGGCTGAAGGGAAAAGAATGCTCCAACTGACTTCTCTTCCTATGAAAGAAGTAGCTGTCCGATTTGGGTATGAAGATGAGTTTATTTTAGTAGCCGAAGCAATAGGAGCAGTGAGTGAGGCGAAGCGGTTTCTTAAGGACTCAAGACAAGGCGGACGAATTCCAGGAATGGATGTATCCTTTATCACCATTGAGGAGGCGGACCACATCCGCGTGCTGCACCCATTCATTTCAGAGGCGATCCGTACCTTTCTTGCGATCCATTCTCTCTATGATTCACTTACTTGTTGA